Proteins co-encoded in one Opitutus terrae PB90-1 genomic window:
- a CDS encoding CCA tRNA nucleotidyltransferase, giving the protein MPPLPLPPDLRAMLEAVRRIGRPRLVGGGVRDWLLGLEAKDFDVEVAGADFETLQRALAPFGATDVVGRSFGVIKVRSAASGAEYDFSLPRRESKTGAGHRGFAVAPDPQLSDADAAARRDFTINAIACDPFTGELIDPHHGQRDLGARVLRHTSAAFVEDPLRVLRAFQLAARFDLQLAPETAALCRTIADTYGELPVERVWAEWEKWATKAAKPSRGLDVLEQTDWLRHFPEVARLRGTPQEPAWHPEGDVFTHTQHCVDALAANAEWQSSDPARRRLLMLAVLAHDFGKPSTTVRGEKRGAIRWISPGHEPAGGPIAKEFLRRIGAPLELDPPVCALVVHHLVHHHGAGGEDNYSDSQVRRLARKLAPATIDDLALVMIADSNGRPPLESPETIALIGELRAKAQALALERAAPKPLVGGRHLIALGYAPSPAFKPVLDAAFEAQLDGAFADEAGGLDWLRRRLQETGGELQ; this is encoded by the coding sequence ATGCCGCCGCTCCCACTGCCCCCCGATCTACGCGCAATGCTCGAAGCCGTGCGCCGGATCGGCCGTCCGCGGCTGGTGGGCGGCGGCGTGCGGGACTGGCTGCTCGGACTCGAGGCGAAGGACTTCGACGTCGAGGTGGCCGGCGCGGACTTTGAAACCCTGCAGCGCGCGCTGGCGCCGTTTGGCGCGACCGACGTCGTGGGCCGCAGTTTCGGCGTGATCAAGGTTCGCAGCGCCGCGAGTGGCGCGGAATACGATTTTAGTCTGCCGCGACGTGAGTCGAAAACCGGCGCAGGCCATCGCGGGTTTGCCGTCGCGCCCGATCCGCAGCTCAGCGATGCCGATGCGGCGGCGCGACGCGATTTCACCATCAACGCGATCGCTTGCGATCCGTTCACCGGTGAGCTGATCGATCCGCACCACGGGCAGCGCGATCTCGGCGCGCGGGTGTTGCGACATACCAGCGCGGCGTTCGTCGAGGATCCGTTGCGCGTGCTGCGCGCGTTTCAGCTGGCGGCAAGATTCGATCTGCAGCTTGCGCCGGAAACCGCCGCGTTGTGCCGCACGATCGCCGACACCTATGGAGAACTTCCGGTCGAACGCGTGTGGGCCGAATGGGAAAAGTGGGCAACGAAAGCGGCCAAGCCTTCACGCGGATTGGACGTGCTCGAACAAACCGACTGGCTGCGACATTTTCCCGAGGTCGCGCGGCTACGCGGCACGCCGCAGGAACCCGCGTGGCATCCGGAAGGCGATGTGTTCACCCACACGCAGCACTGCGTCGACGCGCTCGCGGCGAATGCGGAATGGCAGTCGAGCGATCCTGCGCGCCGTCGACTGCTGATGCTCGCCGTGCTCGCGCACGATTTCGGCAAGCCTTCGACGACGGTGCGCGGCGAGAAACGCGGTGCGATCCGCTGGATCAGCCCCGGTCATGAGCCCGCGGGCGGTCCGATCGCGAAGGAATTTCTGCGGCGGATCGGCGCCCCGCTCGAACTCGACCCGCCCGTCTGCGCGTTGGTGGTTCACCATCTCGTGCACCACCACGGCGCCGGCGGCGAGGACAACTACTCCGATTCGCAGGTGCGCCGGCTCGCCCGCAAACTCGCCCCCGCGACCATCGACGATCTCGCGCTCGTGATGATCGCCGATTCGAACGGCCGACCTCCGCTCGAGTCGCCGGAAACGATCGCGCTCATCGGCGAACTGCGCGCGAAAGCTCAGGCGCTCGCGCTCGAACGCGCTGCGCCAAAACCGCTCGTCGGCGGCCGGCATCTGATCGCGCTGGGTTATGCCCCGAGCCCGGCGTTCAAGCCGGTGCTCGATGCCGCGTTCGAGGCCCAGCTCGATGGGGCATTCGCCGATGAGGCGGGCGGACTCGATTGGTTGCGCCGCCGTTTGCAGGAAACCGGCGGCGAGCTACAGTAA
- the tal gene encoding transaldolase, with amino-acid sequence MPTNQLEQLKQFTTVVADSSDFDSMKSYQPRDATTNPSLILKAAGMPDYGHLVEKAITDAGSGASPAAVIDLLLVLFGAEILKIVPGRVSTEVDARLSFDRVGSMEKARTLIALYEKQGVPRERILIKLASTWEGIRAAEKLQQEGINCNMTLLFSFPQAVAAAKAKVKLISPFVGRILDWYKKSTGQDYAPADDPGVNSVREIYTYYKRFGYETEVMGASFRNKDEILELAGCDLLTIAPKLLGELAASTDPVERKLEPEAARKAKVKRVSFDEKSFRWALNEDQMATEKLSDGIRSFAADVRKLEQLIQQQRG; translated from the coding sequence ATGCCCACCAACCAACTCGAGCAGCTGAAGCAATTCACCACGGTCGTCGCGGATTCGAGCGATTTCGACAGCATGAAATCCTACCAGCCGCGCGATGCGACGACCAATCCCAGTTTGATCCTCAAGGCTGCGGGGATGCCGGACTACGGGCACTTGGTGGAGAAGGCGATCACGGACGCCGGCAGTGGCGCATCGCCCGCCGCGGTCATCGACCTGCTGCTCGTCCTGTTTGGCGCCGAGATTCTCAAGATCGTGCCCGGGCGGGTCTCGACGGAGGTCGACGCCCGGCTCTCGTTCGACCGCGTCGGCAGCATGGAGAAGGCGCGGACGCTCATCGCGCTTTACGAAAAGCAGGGTGTCCCGCGCGAGCGGATCCTCATCAAGCTCGCGTCGACTTGGGAAGGCATTCGCGCCGCGGAAAAGCTCCAGCAGGAGGGGATCAACTGCAACATGACGCTGTTGTTCTCGTTTCCCCAGGCGGTGGCCGCCGCCAAGGCCAAGGTGAAGCTGATCTCGCCGTTCGTCGGTCGGATCCTCGACTGGTACAAAAAAAGCACCGGCCAGGACTACGCGCCGGCGGACGATCCCGGCGTAAACTCGGTTCGCGAAATCTACACCTACTACAAACGCTTCGGCTACGAAACCGAGGTGATGGGCGCGAGCTTCCGCAACAAGGACGAGATTCTGGAACTCGCCGGATGCGATCTGCTGACGATTGCGCCGAAGTTGCTCGGAGAGCTCGCGGCGTCGACCGATCCGGTGGAACGCAAGCTGGAGCCGGAGGCCGCGCGAAAGGCGAAGGTAAAGCGCGTGAGCTTCGACGAAAAATCTTTCCGCTGGGCGTTGAACGAAGACCAGATGGCGACGGAAAAATTGTCCGATGGGATCCGTTCGTTCGCGGCCGATGTGCGCAAGCTCGAGCAGCTGATCCAGCAGCAGCGCGGGTAG
- a CDS encoding beta-N-acetylhexosaminidase, producing MIRAFQWDLARQVERLDWLLAQLPRYADWGYQELYLHLEDAIEYPSLRRVARRDAYSRRQVGQLVDAASRAGIQVVPIVNLLGHTQYLIKVPELRDLNELRAADGSPLERGQICPLHPRTLEIAELLLRDVAPFCTAGKVHVGLDESFHLGRHPLSRKEIARIGRAAHFARYVNRLHGLTQALGLEMGMWADMLYFLPEAIPLLPTGITAYEWYYHAFRRWPRVELFNFAEVDIATPLRRRGIQLYGCPMNGAFRHEPLPHFGDRLGNIVAWWQHAQRIGAAGFLMTGWEPNRLALELTTAIDAAAACLWLDPGVTEPREMLARGFARAFSRVGRVIPNAPLSSPGARRTRRIKDNPPYHQWADVAFACDRFPFAGYPRWQINERWDTLSRREPLAGYRAEERHFARMVQQARRAEAPGPMQASVEFRHYLAVRDYALRKLAALGARASRPLRNADAGGAPALPLRALQSSIPPALHAARVMWGRTRDPRVASPNEQIVHADAARLRALRQGKRLFGGEWQICYRVWNFAPAVQLVGIEQQQPDGSWQTLQSCYTIEFQSAAARPRGPFVREHAAPVDWDGARERLPILRLFVRGVGEVKVGAIALTNGSAVLPARGLRGQWRRLGNPAARRGWPVFDWTRNTAALPLRFSP from the coding sequence ATGATCCGCGCGTTTCAATGGGACCTCGCCCGGCAGGTCGAGCGACTCGACTGGCTGCTCGCACAGCTGCCGCGTTACGCGGATTGGGGTTACCAGGAACTCTATCTGCACCTGGAGGACGCGATCGAGTATCCGAGCCTACGCCGCGTCGCGCGGCGCGACGCCTACAGCCGGCGGCAGGTCGGGCAGTTGGTCGACGCGGCGTCTCGTGCGGGGATCCAGGTCGTGCCGATCGTCAATCTGCTCGGCCACACGCAATATCTCATCAAGGTACCCGAGCTGCGCGACCTGAACGAACTCCGCGCCGCGGACGGGTCGCCACTCGAGCGTGGGCAGATTTGCCCGCTGCATCCACGCACGCTGGAGATTGCTGAATTACTGCTGAGGGACGTCGCGCCGTTCTGCACCGCGGGCAAGGTGCACGTCGGGCTCGACGAGTCATTTCATCTCGGCCGGCACCCGCTGAGCCGAAAAGAAATCGCGCGGATCGGGCGCGCCGCCCACTTCGCCCGCTACGTGAACCGGCTCCACGGGCTCACGCAGGCGCTCGGACTGGAGATGGGGATGTGGGCCGACATGCTCTACTTCCTGCCGGAGGCGATTCCGCTGCTGCCGACCGGCATCACGGCTTACGAATGGTACTATCACGCGTTCCGCCGCTGGCCGCGCGTCGAATTGTTCAACTTTGCGGAAGTCGATATTGCCACCCCACTCCGCCGCCGCGGGATCCAGCTTTACGGCTGTCCGATGAATGGTGCCTTTCGCCACGAGCCGTTGCCGCACTTCGGTGATCGGCTCGGCAACATCGTCGCCTGGTGGCAGCACGCGCAGCGGATCGGCGCAGCGGGTTTCCTGATGACCGGCTGGGAACCGAACCGGCTCGCGCTTGAGCTCACCACCGCGATCGATGCCGCTGCGGCTTGCCTATGGCTCGACCCCGGCGTGACGGAACCTCGCGAGATGCTAGCGCGCGGTTTCGCGCGAGCGTTTTCCAGGGTAGGGCGCGTTATCCCTAACGCGCCGCTCAGTTCTCCGGGCGCACGGCGAACCCGGCGGATTAAGGATAATCCGCCCTACCACCAATGGGCCGATGTCGCCTTCGCGTGCGATCGGTTTCCGTTTGCCGGCTATCCGCGTTGGCAGATCAACGAGCGCTGGGACACGCTCTCGCGGCGCGAACCACTCGCTGGCTACCGCGCGGAAGAACGACATTTCGCGCGAATGGTTCAACAGGCCCGACGCGCGGAAGCGCCTGGGCCAATGCAGGCGAGCGTGGAGTTCCGACATTATCTCGCAGTGCGTGATTATGCTCTGCGCAAGCTAGCCGCCCTGGGAGCGCGGGCGTCCCGCCCGCTCCGGAACGCTGACGCGGGCGGGGCGCCCGCGCTCCCCCTTCGTGCTCTTCAGTCCTCGATTCCCCCTGCGCTGCATGCTGCCCGCGTCATGTGGGGACGAACCCGCGATCCACGCGTCGCGAGCCCGAATGAGCAGATCGTGCACGCCGATGCCGCGCGACTACGCGCGTTGCGTCAAGGCAAGCGCCTGTTTGGAGGTGAATGGCAGATCTGCTACCGGGTGTGGAATTTTGCGCCGGCGGTTCAGCTGGTCGGGATCGAGCAGCAGCAGCCGGACGGCTCCTGGCAAACACTCCAGTCGTGCTACACGATCGAGTTTCAGAGCGCGGCCGCCCGGCCGCGCGGTCCGTTCGTGCGCGAACACGCCGCGCCGGTCGACTGGGACGGCGCTCGCGAGCGGCTGCCGATCCTGCGGCTGTTCGTCCGCGGGGTCGGCGAGGTCAAAGTCGGCGCCATCGCGCTGACCAACGGATCGGCGGTCCTGCCGGCTCGCGGACTACGCGGGCAGTGGCGCAGGCTCGGCAATCCTGCGGCGCGACGCGGTTGGCCTGTCTTTGATTGGACGCGCAACACCGCGGCGTTGCCGCTGCGGTTTTCGCCGTAA
- a CDS encoding S9 family peptidase: MTRLFRCLPALAFITAAAFAAEPPPKLPIEAFFRTRELTQPRLARDGSKVVFLVRNDPKRQSIAVYDVKTGKGGIVFVPNDYNVDFAFWKGDRIVFGGDVGGNESYALRSIKADGSDIKDLSESWQKYQRATNPLVGGIGGSVFSRLPQDDNHILITGYGVRRNSAGELEAAGEPGFYRLNIHTRRRDRVEVLNDRATGYFVDDQSGTVFGRTIQAGTEEIHEIKDLNGNYRQVGRYPGSSAPISFTGLLPGEKMAIMEVRSPNDHDRGALYAFNRATMQREKLLYEPPVGEMVATKRRPDGRIVGITYEAEKPVTDWFDPAWARIYGSLKQTFPGKQIVIVDSTEDLKIHAVFVYSDREPGTYYLFDAATPVITPLGRVNPMIDPEKMADREPIKYQARDGLEIHGYLTRPAGQKDRKHPLVLLPHGGPFGIRDSWDFDPEAQFLANRGYAVLQVNYRGSGGYGARFQESGKHQWGRKMQDDLTDAVAWAIEEGITVKDRVAIYGASYGGYAALAGLVFTPELYRCGINYVGVSDLRILVRPNEQKGRFFDLFTREWIGSDGNDLWERSPLAHVENIRVPSMHAYGENDPRVDIGHWTQLESELKKYDKPYVYLRERDEGHGFENEQSRIKFYAALERFLDLNMLAEGKVTLGELKAIEMPAKE; this comes from the coding sequence ATGACTCGCCTGTTCCGTTGTCTACCTGCGCTGGCCTTCATCACTGCCGCCGCGTTCGCGGCCGAGCCGCCGCCGAAACTACCGATCGAAGCGTTTTTCCGGACGCGGGAGCTGACGCAGCCGCGGCTGGCGCGCGACGGTTCCAAGGTCGTCTTCCTCGTCCGCAACGACCCCAAGCGGCAGTCGATCGCGGTTTACGACGTGAAGACGGGGAAAGGGGGAATCGTTTTCGTGCCGAATGACTACAACGTCGACTTCGCGTTCTGGAAGGGCGACCGCATCGTGTTCGGCGGCGATGTTGGCGGCAACGAGTCCTACGCGCTGCGCTCGATCAAGGCCGATGGCTCCGACATCAAGGACCTCAGCGAGTCATGGCAGAAGTATCAGCGGGCGACGAACCCCCTGGTCGGAGGCATCGGAGGCTCGGTGTTCTCGCGGTTGCCACAGGACGACAATCATATCCTGATTACCGGATACGGCGTGCGCCGCAACAGTGCGGGGGAATTGGAGGCCGCGGGCGAGCCCGGGTTCTATCGGCTGAACATTCACACCCGTCGGCGCGATCGTGTGGAGGTGCTGAATGATCGCGCGACCGGCTACTTTGTCGACGATCAGTCCGGCACGGTGTTCGGGCGCACGATCCAGGCGGGCACGGAGGAGATTCACGAAATCAAGGACCTCAACGGCAACTATCGTCAGGTGGGCCGCTATCCCGGCTCCAGCGCGCCCATCAGCTTCACCGGCCTGCTGCCCGGCGAAAAGATGGCGATCATGGAGGTGCGCAGCCCCAACGATCACGATCGCGGCGCGCTGTATGCCTTCAACCGGGCGACGATGCAGCGTGAAAAGCTGCTCTACGAACCGCCCGTCGGCGAGATGGTGGCGACCAAGCGGCGGCCCGACGGCCGGATTGTCGGCATTACCTACGAGGCGGAGAAGCCGGTCACCGACTGGTTCGATCCCGCGTGGGCGCGGATCTACGGCAGCCTGAAGCAGACGTTTCCAGGCAAGCAGATCGTGATCGTCGACTCGACGGAGGACCTGAAGATCCACGCGGTCTTTGTCTATAGCGACCGCGAGCCGGGCACCTACTATCTTTTCGATGCCGCGACGCCGGTGATCACGCCGCTGGGCCGGGTGAATCCGATGATCGATCCGGAAAAAATGGCCGATCGCGAACCGATCAAATATCAGGCGCGCGACGGATTGGAAATTCACGGATACCTGACCCGCCCGGCGGGACAAAAGGACCGCAAGCACCCATTGGTGCTCCTGCCCCACGGCGGTCCGTTTGGCATTCGCGATTCTTGGGATTTCGATCCCGAGGCCCAGTTCCTCGCGAACCGTGGGTATGCCGTGCTCCAGGTCAACTACCGCGGCTCCGGCGGCTACGGCGCCCGCTTCCAAGAATCGGGCAAGCATCAATGGGGGCGCAAAATGCAGGACGACCTCACGGATGCGGTGGCGTGGGCCATTGAGGAGGGGATTACCGTCAAGGACCGCGTGGCGATCTACGGAGCCAGCTATGGCGGCTACGCGGCGCTCGCCGGACTGGTGTTCACGCCGGAGCTCTACCGGTGCGGCATCAACTATGTCGGTGTCTCCGATCTGCGGATTCTGGTGCGACCCAACGAACAGAAAGGGCGGTTTTTCGATCTGTTCACGCGTGAGTGGATCGGCAGCGATGGCAACGATCTCTGGGAACGCTCGCCGCTTGCGCATGTGGAGAACATCCGCGTTCCGAGCATGCACGCCTACGGTGAAAACGATCCCCGGGTCGACATCGGTCACTGGACCCAGCTCGAGTCAGAGCTGAAAAAATACGATAAGCCCTACGTTTACCTCCGCGAACGCGACGAAGGTCATGGGTTCGAAAACGAGCAGAGCCGGATCAAATTTTACGCGGCACTCGAACGTTTCCTCGACCTGAACATGCTCGCGGAAGGGAAGGTCACGCTGGGCGAGCTCAAGGCGATCGAGATGCCTGCGAAAGAGTAG
- a CDS encoding TonB-dependent receptor domain-containing protein — protein sequence MNKLRSRKFLAAPFLILAVGLLPTLGFAEESAPAEESQDLVRLEKYEVTGSYIPYSAEAPAVPVRIVNTADIEATGQVTDLLEVIRKSVPQFVGNGNIGSSNSNIGGGSTNGGSRVQLRNVQTLVLVNGRRAAFSPVSAVGGFDFVDVNSIPVSAVERIEVLKDGASALYGSDAVSGVVNIILKKDYEGAEVGGHYAFAKQFGSVWEERSGRTTVGARTGDGKTSVTISAEWTRSDPLFQNERAFSFDQTGKTSSFAGVVNYYGAESGNFLLAPGATPPLNTDMTGAELVAAGIYTKPDVPISSLFNLSPYVTLALGNERNAVVAAVSHKLTDNIELFGDLLYSKTSTFYQLAAQPIVGMPIFAKDVDNFGVLPFAYTMPQQAQNPFDDYVLVRNRFVSNPRKYFSDTDTLRGVLGARGEFGAYNWEVGANFNDVDQLYRNENVINRVNLANAIDNNQVNLFARTQDPTLLQQANIFGTAYSKNKSSLISFDGRVTGEFANALPAGAIKFAVGAETRRETLSGKPDSGSFTVSDPASPLFGSPSLWDGATTSDNFNVDRSVDSFFAELRIPVVAPTQTVPGFYTLDVDAALRKDFYSDTDDPLVPKIMLRWFPVNDQFAVRAAYSESFSAASLYSLFGPTGVGFSEQPIGLEFVDGRVMDDNVDQAFLRVLSNPQLKPETAKNYNFGVIFSPKAVKGLNIELNYFLIKQDDISGSVNDLTILQDVETNGASSQYANRVRINSFNGSAITGPGQISAAFDEAGGSMTRVFITNFSENFVSAKQDGVDFTVDYVFDVPNVGKFNMVLNGLWFNRFSVEDEDYVGTTNGRSVLNGGTIPEWRGNFRTEMTRGNLLLGATIDYIPSVTDTGASETATDVAADRHVESYTSVDLYVGYNFKGRAGWTRYLDGLSVRVGAINAFNEHVPMSMASWTDANADTATYGALGRAFFVNASYKF from the coding sequence ATGAACAAACTCCGTTCGCGGAAGTTTCTGGCGGCGCCTTTTTTGATTTTGGCCGTCGGCTTGCTTCCCACCCTGGGCTTCGCCGAAGAGAGTGCACCGGCGGAAGAATCCCAAGACTTGGTCCGGCTGGAAAAATACGAGGTGACCGGCTCCTACATTCCGTATTCCGCGGAAGCACCGGCGGTCCCAGTGCGCATCGTCAACACGGCCGACATCGAAGCCACGGGCCAGGTAACTGATTTGCTCGAGGTCATCCGCAAGTCCGTGCCGCAGTTCGTCGGCAACGGCAACATCGGCTCCTCAAACTCGAACATCGGTGGCGGTTCCACCAACGGCGGCTCGCGCGTCCAGTTGCGCAACGTGCAAACGCTGGTGCTCGTCAACGGTCGCCGCGCGGCGTTCTCGCCGGTGTCGGCGGTGGGCGGCTTCGACTTCGTCGACGTCAACTCCATTCCCGTCTCGGCCGTCGAACGCATCGAGGTCCTGAAGGACGGCGCGTCCGCGCTCTACGGTTCCGATGCCGTTTCCGGCGTCGTGAACATCATTCTGAAAAAAGACTACGAGGGCGCCGAGGTCGGCGGCCACTATGCGTTCGCGAAGCAGTTCGGCTCCGTGTGGGAAGAGCGCTCCGGGCGCACCACGGTCGGCGCGCGGACCGGCGACGGCAAAACGTCCGTCACCATCTCGGCCGAGTGGACCCGCAGTGATCCGCTGTTCCAGAACGAGCGCGCGTTCTCGTTCGACCAGACGGGCAAGACCAGCAGCTTCGCCGGCGTCGTGAATTACTACGGCGCGGAGAGCGGCAACTTCCTGCTCGCACCGGGCGCCACGCCCCCGCTCAACACCGACATGACGGGCGCGGAACTCGTCGCCGCCGGCATCTACACCAAGCCGGACGTGCCGATCTCGTCGCTGTTCAACCTCTCGCCTTACGTCACGCTGGCGCTGGGCAACGAGCGCAATGCGGTCGTCGCCGCCGTCAGCCACAAGCTCACCGACAACATCGAGCTGTTCGGCGACCTGCTCTACTCGAAGACCTCGACATTCTACCAGCTGGCCGCCCAGCCGATCGTCGGCATGCCGATCTTCGCCAAGGACGTCGACAACTTCGGCGTGCTGCCCTTCGCCTACACGATGCCGCAGCAGGCCCAGAATCCGTTCGACGACTATGTGCTCGTCCGCAACCGCTTCGTCAGCAATCCGCGCAAGTATTTCAGCGACACCGACACCCTCCGTGGCGTGCTCGGCGCGCGCGGCGAATTCGGCGCCTACAACTGGGAAGTCGGCGCGAACTTCAATGACGTCGACCAGCTCTACCGCAACGAGAACGTCATCAATCGCGTGAACCTCGCAAACGCGATCGACAACAACCAGGTGAATCTCTTCGCCCGGACGCAGGATCCCACGCTGCTGCAGCAGGCGAACATCTTCGGCACCGCGTACTCGAAGAACAAGAGCTCGCTGATCAGCTTCGACGGCCGCGTCACCGGCGAGTTCGCCAACGCGCTGCCCGCCGGCGCCATCAAGTTCGCCGTCGGCGCGGAGACGCGGCGCGAAACCCTCTCGGGCAAGCCGGACTCTGGCAGCTTCACCGTCTCGGATCCCGCCAGCCCGCTCTTCGGTTCGCCCTCGCTGTGGGACGGCGCCACCACGAGTGACAACTTCAATGTCGACCGCTCCGTGGATTCGTTCTTCGCCGAGCTCCGCATCCCGGTCGTGGCGCCGACGCAGACGGTCCCGGGCTTCTACACGCTCGACGTCGATGCCGCGCTGCGGAAGGACTTCTACAGCGACACGGACGATCCGCTCGTCCCGAAGATCATGCTCCGCTGGTTCCCGGTGAACGACCAGTTCGCGGTTCGCGCCGCCTACTCCGAGTCATTCTCGGCGGCCAGTCTCTACTCGCTGTTCGGGCCGACGGGCGTCGGCTTCAGCGAGCAGCCGATCGGCCTCGAGTTCGTCGATGGTCGCGTCATGGACGACAACGTCGACCAGGCCTTTCTCCGCGTGCTGTCGAATCCGCAGCTCAAGCCGGAGACGGCAAAGAACTACAACTTCGGCGTGATCTTCTCGCCAAAGGCCGTCAAGGGCCTGAACATCGAGTTGAACTACTTCCTGATCAAACAGGATGACATCAGCGGCTCCGTCAACGACCTCACGATCCTGCAGGACGTCGAGACGAACGGCGCCTCCTCGCAGTATGCGAACCGCGTTCGCATCAATTCGTTCAACGGTTCGGCCATCACCGGGCCGGGCCAGATCAGCGCGGCGTTCGACGAGGCCGGCGGTTCGATGACCCGGGTGTTCATCACGAACTTCTCGGAGAACTTCGTCTCGGCGAAGCAGGACGGCGTCGACTTCACGGTCGACTACGTCTTCGACGTGCCGAACGTCGGCAAGTTCAACATGGTGTTGAACGGCCTCTGGTTCAATCGCTTCTCGGTCGAGGATGAGGACTACGTGGGCACCACCAACGGCCGTTCCGTCCTCAACGGCGGCACGATTCCGGAGTGGCGGGGCAATTTCCGCACGGAAATGACGCGCGGCAATCTACTGCTCGGCGCGACGATCGACTACATCCCGAGCGTGACCGACACCGGCGCCTCGGAGACGGCCACCGATGTCGCGGCGGATCGTCACGTGGAGTCCTACACGAGCGTCGACCTCTACGTCGGCTACAACTTCAAGGGCCGTGCGGGCTGGACGCGTTATCTCGACGGACTTTCGGTCCGCGTGGGCGCGATCAACGCCTTCAACGAGCACGTGCCGATGTCGATGGCCTCGTGGACCGATGCCAATGCCGACACCGCCACTTATGGCGCGTTGGGCCGCGCTTTCTTCGTGAACGCGAGCTACAAGTTCTAA
- a CDS encoding LytR/AlgR family response regulator transcription factor — translation MKTIRVLIVDDEPLAREGLALMAGADPAVAVIGQCADGLTAVTQIRELRPDLLFLDVQMPGLDGFEVLAALPPAERPAVIFVTAFEQHAIQAFEVCAVDYLLKPCSDARFASALLRAKEGIRQRHLGQLSARLEQLLEYVRNLESGASPQAARVAEIQPTAPEPANRIVVKADGALHFIKKQDVLWIEAQGDFVKVQTATKTQLVRETLQSFERKLDPAKFLRIHRSFVVNLDHVRRVETALYGDYSVFMADGTKLRLSRNYRGKLKTLLRPAGSK, via the coding sequence GTGAAAACCATCCGCGTGCTGATTGTCGACGATGAGCCACTGGCTCGCGAAGGTTTGGCTTTGATGGCGGGCGCCGATCCAGCCGTGGCGGTGATTGGACAGTGCGCGGACGGTCTGACGGCGGTTACGCAGATTCGAGAGCTGCGGCCGGATCTGCTCTTCCTCGATGTGCAGATGCCCGGACTCGACGGTTTTGAAGTGTTGGCGGCGTTGCCCCCCGCCGAGCGGCCGGCGGTCATTTTTGTGACGGCATTCGAACAGCATGCGATCCAAGCCTTCGAGGTCTGTGCGGTCGATTACCTGCTCAAGCCGTGCAGCGATGCCCGCTTCGCGAGCGCACTGCTCCGGGCCAAGGAAGGGATACGGCAACGACATCTTGGCCAGCTGAGCGCCCGGCTCGAGCAGTTGCTCGAGTACGTGCGGAATCTTGAATCAGGCGCGTCGCCCCAGGCGGCGCGGGTGGCCGAGATCCAGCCCACGGCGCCGGAGCCGGCCAACCGCATTGTGGTGAAAGCGGACGGCGCTCTCCACTTCATCAAGAAGCAGGATGTGCTCTGGATCGAAGCCCAAGGCGACTTTGTGAAGGTCCAGACGGCGACCAAGACACAGCTGGTACGCGAGACCCTCCAATCATTCGAACGTAAACTCGACCCCGCCAAGTTCCTGCGGATTCACCGATCGTTCGTGGTCAATCTGGACCACGTGCGGCGGGTGGAGACGGCGCTTTATGGGGACTATTCGGTGTTCATGGCCGACGGTACGAAACTGCGATTGAGCCGGAACTATCGCGGGAAACTAAAGACACTCCTTCGTCCTGCGGGATCGAAGTAA